A window of the Lactobacillus gasseri ATCC 33323 = JCM 1131 genome harbors these coding sequences:
- a CDS encoding extracellular solute-binding protein, with amino-acid sequence MNLYKKIALGLVAGVALIATGCSKENKEDSSAANIPTKITKKTTVTFWHGMNGGQRAELEKLTAEFEKKNPNIKIKLENQGSYIDLQAKVNSTLQSPNNLPTITQAYPGWLYNAAKSNMLVDLSSYINNSKLGWGSATKSNIRTELLDGAKIQGKQYGIPFNKSIEVLTYNKSMFEKYGIKKVPTTMKELAQVSETIYKKSNHQVIGAGFDSLANYYTLGMKNEGINLTDKVNFTGKDSKKVIDYYAQGMKKGYFTTAGSAHYLSGPFANEKVAMYIGTSAGEGYVKKAVGDKFTYDVAARPGKYTMQQGTDIYMFKKATATQRTAAFKYMQFLTSKSTQLKWANATGYIPVNDSVVKSKEYKENTKTKLPAKLEGAMKHLYSIPVAKNSNAAYSQLDPIMAKILYAAKNGQNVDNQIKAGKAKFDAAWKQ; translated from the coding sequence ATGAATTTATATAAAAAGATTGCTTTAGGTTTAGTTGCAGGGGTGGCATTAATTGCTACTGGATGTTCAAAAGAAAATAAAGAAGATAGTTCAGCAGCAAATATTCCAACTAAAATTACAAAGAAAACTACGGTAACCTTTTGGCATGGAATGAATGGTGGTCAGCGTGCAGAATTAGAGAAATTAACTGCAGAATTTGAAAAGAAAAATCCTAATATTAAAATCAAGCTTGAAAATCAGGGTTCTTACATTGATTTACAAGCCAAGGTAAATTCGACACTACAATCGCCAAATAATTTACCAACAATTACGCAAGCATATCCTGGTTGGCTCTATAATGCTGCTAAGAGTAATATGTTGGTTGATCTTTCCTCATACATTAATAACAGTAAGCTCGGTTGGGGAAGTGCTACTAAGTCAAATATTAGAACTGAATTATTGGATGGAGCTAAAATTCAAGGAAAACAATACGGTATTCCATTTAATAAATCTATTGAAGTTTTAACCTATAACAAGTCCATGTTTGAAAAATATGGTATTAAAAAAGTTCCTACAACTATGAAGGAATTAGCACAAGTTTCAGAAACTATTTATAAGAAGAGTAACCATCAAGTTATTGGTGCAGGTTTTGATTCTTTAGCTAATTACTATACTTTGGGTATGAAAAATGAAGGAATTAATTTAACTGATAAAGTTAACTTTACTGGTAAAGATTCCAAGAAAGTTATTGATTACTACGCTCAAGGTATGAAGAAGGGCTACTTTACAACTGCTGGTTCAGCACACTACTTATCAGGTCCATTTGCTAATGAAAAGGTAGCAATGTATATTGGAACATCAGCAGGTGAAGGCTACGTTAAAAAGGCAGTCGGTGATAAGTTTACTTATGATGTAGCTGCGCGTCCTGGTAAATATACTATGCAGCAAGGTACTGATATTTATATGTTTAAAAAAGCAACAGCAACGCAAAGAACTGCCGCATTTAAATATATGCAATTTTTAACTTCTAAATCTACTCAACTTAAATGGGCAAATGCAACTGGCTATATTCCAGTTAATGATTCTGTTGTGAAATCTAAAGAATACAAAGAAAACACCAAGACTAAGCTTCCAGCTAAGCTAGAAGGGGCTATGAAACACTTGTACAGTATTCCAGTAGCTAAGAACTCAAACGCTGCCTATAGTCAATTAGATCCAATTATGGCTAAGATTTTGTATGCAGCTAAGAATGGTCAAAATGTTGATAATCAAATTAAAGCAGGTAAAGCAAAATTTGATGCAGCGTGGAAGCAATAA
- the phnD gene encoding phosphate/phosphite/phosphonate ABC transporter substrate-binding protein, translating into MKIKKFLIGAAMVLLAATSAACSNSKSASKSSDGYTPKELNVQFVPSVQASKLEAKAKPLQGLLEKQLHMPVHVTVSTDNSALVEAMASKKVDVGFLPPDAYVLAHKRGVADVLLQAQRYGYDEPSGKQNHKLMDSYRSMIVVKKGSKIKSWKDLKGKTIAVQDPTSTSGYVLPIAELHKKGLNVPKDCKLVQVKGHDQAVLSVYNGDADAAFVFSDARPLAAKDAPAVMKDVVPIYFTKYIPNDTVSVRSGMSKSFKKKLAKAFKDIAKTKKGKKILENIYQHYGYVDSKDSNFNIVREYEAEAKKAQK; encoded by the coding sequence ATGAAGATAAAGAAATTTTTGATTGGCGCTGCTATGGTTTTACTCGCTGCAACAAGTGCAGCTTGCTCGAACAGTAAATCTGCTTCTAAATCAAGCGATGGTTATACTCCTAAGGAGTTAAACGTTCAATTCGTTCCTAGTGTCCAAGCTTCTAAGCTTGAAGCTAAAGCTAAACCATTACAGGGTTTACTTGAAAAGCAATTACACATGCCCGTTCACGTAACTGTTTCAACTGATAATTCCGCTTTGGTTGAAGCAATGGCATCTAAGAAAGTTGATGTCGGTTTCTTACCACCTGATGCTTATGTTTTAGCTCACAAACGTGGTGTAGCTGACGTTTTACTTCAGGCACAACGCTATGGCTACGATGAACCAAGTGGTAAGCAAAATCATAAATTGATGGATAGCTACCGTTCAATGATCGTTGTTAAAAAAGGATCTAAGATTAAGTCTTGGAAAGACCTTAAAGGTAAAACTATCGCAGTTCAAGACCCAACTTCTACTTCTGGCTATGTCCTACCAATTGCCGAACTTCACAAGAAAGGTTTAAATGTACCAAAGGATTGTAAGTTAGTTCAAGTTAAGGGACACGATCAAGCTGTTTTATCAGTTTATAACGGAGACGCTGACGCTGCCTTTGTCTTCTCAGACGCTCGTCCACTTGCTGCTAAGGATGCACCAGCTGTAATGAAGGATGTTGTTCCAATTTACTTCACTAAGTACATTCCAAACGATACTGTTTCAGTTAGAAGTGGTATGTCTAAGTCATTCAAAAAGAAGCTTGCTAAAGCATTCAAGGATATTGCTAAGACTAAGAAAGGCAAGAAGATCCTTGAAAACATTTACCAACACTATGGCTATGTAGATTCTAAAGACTCTAACTTCAATATTGTTCGTGAATATGAAGCTGAAGCTAAAAAAGCTCAAAAATAA